A region from the Eriocheir sinensis breed Jianghai 21 chromosome 48, ASM2467909v1, whole genome shotgun sequence genome encodes:
- the LOC126981434 gene encoding uncharacterized protein LOC126981434, with amino-acid sequence MGGREAATVVLAAAMICLVDFLSLASAARASTSTSEQPQTSPQDFDRLAEIEKKATQEEADLLNKTREALLRVSQLIGSPAKGTKLDNDADGNERDACLLKEDTSPEAVAAAFEVFTRRLDPSKSVATLNDSLHQLLCFERVQAKVSPGTPSVREAASPQRPAVTRYINVLSEHLDDCQRSLHLLNYRFPAPPRPHDHLSGSLLTSTFGTNGVDKTLFPSTILSERHTEEELSQNLIDTTHQLAILISEAVGADLEFAAVKSAITVAKEAHTLMTVLRQVIESSVTTSNPSDSKTVTIRIYCQNRKDQGPMGEVGQKLLRAVSQISEQLINANGVTDITAAREELQCRAEIASNFNTAIKRSISVPLRRTLVNLIKEVITGLEDLTHHLENKEEQLAAHILEAVHNKSELEDSVNEATAIYLQHHQAEAPSHTIQKNKINVFHEVELDPGCGIQDE; translated from the exons ATGGGAGGGCGAGAGGCGGCGACGGTGGTGTTGGCGGCGGCCATGATCTGTTTGGTGGATTTCCTGTCTCTCGCATCAGCAGCTCGAG CCTCAACGTCCACCAGCGAGCAGCCTCAAACCAGCCCTCAGGATTTTGATCGCTTGGCTGAAATCGAGAAAAAGGCGACGCAAGAGGAGGCGGACTTGCTCAACAAGACGAGAGAGGCGCTCCTCCGAGTGTCTCAGCTCATCGGGAGCCCCGCTAAGGGCACAAAG TTGGACAATGACGCTGATGGAAATGAGAGGGACGCGTGCCTTCTGAAGGAAGACACTTCCCCTGAAGCTGTTGCTGCTGCCTTCGAGGTCTTCACAAGGCGGCTCGATCCTTCAAAATCTGTGGCGACCCTGAACGACTCCCTCCATCAGCTGCTGTGTTTTGAGCGCGTCCAGGCAAAGGTGTCACCGGGAACACCGTCTGTGAGGGAAGCAGCCTCGCCGCAGCGCCCTGCCGTCACCCGCTACATTAATGTGTTatcagagcacctggacgactgCCAACGCAGCCTTCACCTGCTGAACTACCGCTTCCCTGCCCCCCCACGCCCCCACGACCACCTCTCAGGATCCTTGCTGACTTCAACATTCG GCACCAATGGAGTGGACAAAACCTTATTCCCTTCGACAATACTGAGTGAGAGGCATACTGAGGAAGAACTGTCTCAGAACCTGATTGACACCACCCACCAATTGGCTATCCTTATCTCGGAAGCAGTGGGGGCGGACCTTGAGTTTGCAGCCGTAAAGAGTGCCATCACTGTGGCAAAGGAGGCCCACACCCTAATGACTGTCCTGAGACAAGTAATTGAAAGTTCCGTAACAACCTCTAATCCCTCAGATTCAAAAACTGTTACTATTCGCATTTACTGCCAGAACAGAAAAGATCAAGGCCCCATGGGCGAAGTCGGTCAGAAATTGCTTCGTGCAGTCAGCCAAATATCTGAACAACTGATT AATGCAAACGGGGTAACAGACATAACAGCAGCCAGGGAGGAGCTGCAGTGTAGGGCGGAGATTGCCAGCAATTTCAACACTGCAATAAAACGTTCTATAAGTGTCCCATTGAGAAGGACCCTGGTCAATCTCATCAAAGAAGTAATCACTGGCCTAGAGGATCTGACACACCActtggaaaataaagaagaacagcTGGCTGCCCACATTCTAGAAGCAGTTCACAATAAATCTGAATTAGAAGATAGTGTAAATGAGGCGACAGCAATCTATCTGCAGCATCACCAAGCAGAAGCACCTTCCCACACCATCCAA